A genomic region of Candidatus Marimicrobium litorale contains the following coding sequences:
- a CDS encoding leucine-rich repeat domain-containing protein: protein MKMKLTVLVFFTSMLLTGQVLAFDVDGLSYNVINATDVRVMGRASGNAATDIVIPDTVVDSGTTYSVTTIGDSAFYNSALTSAAFKGDFLTFNLSMFDDNPTLATITYCNGTAGWPQGFNNGSTIVVTTPINCLSNTNIDGLSYSVIGATTNVEVTGRAPGNTATVINIPATIVDSGTTYSVTTIGDSAFYNNALTSVIIPDSVTTIAADAFRQNLIASVIIPDSVTTIGDDAFYNNALTSPVFAGDSLGFNLNEQSDSGGSCTVETQEAESICSPLGCSCPICVVDPDDGSVEIKLDIPSDYFRITSVTPNPSGMTIPDGECLNFLVESELDTGDPSVGVIPLLDVQRECCRGETNAADVDPGPIPEDDPLGPPSTDKEQTQGGY, encoded by the coding sequence ATGAAGATGAAACTGACGGTTCTAGTTTTCTTTACTTCAATGCTTCTGACGGGTCAGGTGTTGGCATTTGATGTTGATGGCCTCAGTTATAACGTTATCAATGCGACTGATGTCAGAGTAATGGGCCGTGCATCGGGTAACGCTGCCACTGATATAGTCATTCCTGACACTGTTGTGGATAGCGGGACAACCTACAGCGTTACGACTATTGGCGATAGTGCTTTCTACAACAGCGCCCTCACCAGCGCGGCCTTTAAAGGCGACTTTCTCACCTTTAACCTCTCTATGTTCGATGACAATCCCACCCTAGCGACGATCACCTATTGTAACGGGACAGCGGGTTGGCCGCAGGGCTTTAACAATGGCTCAACGATTGTCGTAACGACCCCGATAAACTGCCTATCCAATACCAATATCGATGGTCTCAGTTATAGCGTTATCGGTGCGACGACTAACGTCGAAGTAACGGGCCGTGCACCGGGTAACACTGCCACCGTAATAAATATTCCTGCCACTATTGTGGATAGCGGGACAACTTACAGCGTTACGACTATTGGCGATAGTGCTTTCTACAACAACGCCCTCACCAGCGTAATTATTCCAGACAGCGTTACGACCATTGCGGCTGATGCTTTCCGGCAAAACCTCATCGCCAGCGTGATTATTCCAGACAGCGTTACGACCATTGGCGATGATGCTTTCTACAACAACGCCCTCACCAGCCCGGTCTTTGCAGGCGACTCTCTCGGCTTTAACCTGAATGAGCAGTCTGATTCGGGTGGCTCTTGTACAGTTGAAACACAAGAAGCAGAATCTATTTGTTCACCATTGGGTTGCAGTTGCCCTATTTGCGTCGTGGACCCGGATGACGGGAGTGTGGAAATTAAACTTGATATACCAAGTGACTACTTTCGCATTACAAGCGTTACTCCAAACCCGAGCGGGATGACAATACCAGACGGGGAGTGCCTAAATTTCTTGGTGGAATCTGAATTGGATACGGGGGACCCTAGCGTAGGTGTAATCCCCTTGTTAGACGTGCAGAGAGAGTGCTGCAGGGGAGAAACCAATGCAGCTGACGTTGATCCAGGCCCTATACCTGAGGACGACCCGTTGGGCCCACCGTCGACAGATAAAGAACAAACTCAAGGAGGCTATTAA
- a CDS encoding leucine-rich repeat domain-containing protein translates to MKMKLTVLVFFTSMLLAGQVLALPFSTGGLSYNSMGATDVEVTGRASGNIATDIVIPDTVVDSGTTYNVTNIGSLAFFLNSLTSVIIPSSVTTIEVGAFGFNALTSVIIPDSVTTIESGAFGFNTLTSAAFEGDFGSFNLSIFDDNPTLATITYCNGTAGWPQVFNNGSTIVVTTPRKCLSNIDGLSYSVINATDVEVTGRASGNTATDIVIPDTVVVSGTTYSVTTIGDVAFHENALTSVIIPGSVTTIGQNAFSVNALSSVVIPDSVKTIGGGAFDSNALTSVIIPDSVATIGAVAFESNALASLTIGNNVTTIDDYAFGSNALTSVIIPASVTTIGPGAFYNNALTSAAFEGDFLSFSLTMFGLNFNLATITYCDVKTGWPQGFNNGSTIVVTTPIVCLPPGC, encoded by the coding sequence ATGAAGATGAAACTGACGGTTCTAGTTTTCTTTACTTCAATGCTTCTGGCGGGCCAGGTGTTGGCGTTGCCATTTAGTACTGGTGGCCTCAGTTATAATTCTATGGGTGCGACTGATGTCGAAGTAACGGGCCGTGCATCGGGTAACATCGCCACTGATATAGTCATTCCTGACACTGTTGTGGATAGCGGGACAACCTACAACGTTACGAATATTGGGTCTTTGGCTTTCTTCCTCAATTCCCTCACCAGCGTGATTATTCCAAGCAGCGTTACGACCATTGAGGTTGGTGCTTTCGGCTTTAACGCCCTGACCAGCGTGATTATTCCAGACAGCGTTACGACCATCGAGTCTGGTGCTTTCGGCTTTAACACCCTGACCAGCGCAGCCTTTGAAGGCGACTTTGGCAGCTTTAACCTCTCTATCTTCGATGACAATCCCACCCTAGCGACGATCACCTACTGTAACGGGACAGCGGGTTGGCCGCAGGTCTTTAACAATGGCTCAACGATTGTCGTAACGACCCCCAGAAAATGCCTATCCAATATCGATGGCCTCAGTTATAGCGTTATCAATGCGACTGATGTCGAAGTAACGGGCCGTGCATCGGGTAACACCGCCACTGATATAGTCATTCCTGACACTGTCGTGGTTAGCGGGACAACCTACAGCGTTACGACCATTGGGGATGTTGCTTTCCACGAAAACGCCCTCACCAGCGTGATTATTCCGGGCAGCGTTACGACCATTGGGCAAAATGCTTTCAGCGTCAACGCCCTCAGCAGCGTGGTTATTCCAGACAGCGTTAAGACCATTGGGGGCGGTGCTTTCGACTCAAACGCCCTCACCAGCGTGATTATTCCAGACAGTGTTGCGACCATTGGGGCTGTTGCTTTCGAATCCAACGCCCTCGCCAGCCTGACTATCGGAAACAACGTTACGACCATTGACGATTATGCTTTCGGCTCCAACGCCCTCACCAGCGTGATTATTCCAGCCAGCGTTACGACGATTGGGCCGGGTGCTTTCTACAACAACGCTCTCACCAGCGCGGCCTTTGAAGGCGACTTTCTCAGCTTTAGCCTGACCATGTTCGGCCTCAATTTCAACCTAGCGACGATCACCTACTGTGATGTGAAAACGGGTTGGCCGCAGGGCTTTAACAATGGCTCAACGATTGTCGTAACGACCCCGATAGTTTGCTTGCCGCCGGGCTGCTGA
- a CDS encoding penicillin acylase family protein has translation MTNRYRSAARLLPFTVICMLLLWGCSDSSNNSNNGSQPEYQAEIIWTEYGIPHVVADDWEGLGYGIGNAFAQQNFCPYMRDVVRANGQSAELLGEEGNLAFDFVMKLYNTDEALERVKAQMSPRGLALFKGYAAGISRYLADTGVDNLAEGEEGCRGAAWVRAVTFEDTLKSGHKTILRASADPFYNELVAASPPEQSLSQAALSEEEMSAMVAQFKALTADQVRDRMGFSPVEELGSNAYGAGRDAAGSNSGVLFGNPHFPWRGISRFFMAHYTIPGVYDVMGAGLFGIPLANIGFNKDTAWTHTVSTARRFTLHELTLNPDNPLEYFFDDELVELEPFTVEAIDGSGATVQHTFYISQFGPIADLGGINAALGGWPTGNGTVFAFNDANKENLRGLENWINFGLAESMDDILEATRTIGIPWVNTIAADRFGEGFYGDVSVVPNASQALIDTCVRPPYGPLILPVASVVSLDGSDSDCLLGNDEDAPPHLLGYDNLPKLRTTEYGANANDSYWLPNPRSLLTGFTRAIGPEEYEQSLRTRLTFVQAEQRLAGTDGLEGEGFSNQNVREIFTSARNHAAELVNDEVVAICIAVDDWTSYGVSGDAMLQACNILAEWDTRHTIDSVGGHIFFEFWRVARGLDNLWAVPFDSTDPVNTPRTLNTGDPALVESVRGALATAVTVLQDNDIALDAPWGDVQFIERNGEKIPLPGGSGAMLFSVISASLVAGEGYSDVRAGNSYIQAVSWDESDCPDANAILTYSQSTDPASPHYADATKLYSQSGWIDMPFCESDRDAQEIRRETISE, from the coding sequence ATGACGAACAGGTACCGCAGCGCAGCGAGATTGCTTCCTTTCACCGTGATTTGCATGCTCCTGTTGTGGGGCTGTAGCGATTCCTCTAATAACTCGAATAACGGCTCGCAGCCTGAATACCAGGCAGAGATTATCTGGACGGAATATGGCATTCCGCATGTAGTGGCAGACGATTGGGAAGGTTTGGGCTATGGCATCGGTAATGCCTTTGCGCAGCAAAATTTCTGCCCTTACATGCGTGATGTGGTGCGTGCCAATGGTCAGTCGGCGGAGCTACTGGGAGAGGAAGGCAATCTCGCATTCGATTTTGTAATGAAACTCTACAATACCGATGAGGCGCTGGAGCGGGTAAAGGCCCAGATGTCACCGCGGGGCCTTGCCCTGTTTAAAGGCTACGCGGCGGGTATTTCGCGTTACCTGGCAGATACCGGCGTTGATAACCTTGCCGAGGGCGAGGAGGGCTGCCGGGGTGCCGCCTGGGTGCGCGCCGTGACATTTGAAGATACGTTGAAATCTGGGCACAAAACCATTCTGCGGGCATCTGCCGATCCGTTTTACAATGAGCTGGTGGCTGCGTCACCCCCGGAGCAATCCCTGAGTCAGGCGGCTTTGAGCGAGGAAGAGATGAGCGCCATGGTTGCTCAGTTCAAGGCGCTCACGGCAGATCAAGTGCGCGACAGGATGGGCTTCTCGCCTGTTGAAGAACTGGGCAGCAATGCCTACGGGGCTGGGCGCGATGCGGCCGGCAGCAACAGCGGCGTGTTGTTTGGCAATCCGCACTTTCCGTGGCGTGGCATCAGTCGGTTTTTTATGGCGCATTACACCATTCCCGGCGTTTACGATGTGATGGGTGCCGGCTTGTTCGGCATCCCGCTGGCGAATATTGGGTTTAACAAGGACACCGCATGGACTCATACGGTGTCGACCGCGCGGCGTTTCACCCTGCACGAGTTGACATTGAACCCGGATAACCCCCTCGAGTATTTTTTCGACGATGAGTTGGTAGAGCTGGAGCCATTCACCGTCGAGGCGATAGACGGGAGTGGTGCCACGGTGCAGCACACATTCTATATCAGCCAGTTTGGTCCGATTGCCGATCTCGGCGGTATCAACGCGGCACTCGGCGGCTGGCCTACGGGCAATGGTACGGTCTTTGCTTTCAACGATGCCAACAAGGAAAATCTGCGCGGCCTGGAGAACTGGATCAATTTTGGTTTGGCAGAAAGCATGGATGACATACTGGAGGCGACACGCACGATCGGTATTCCCTGGGTTAACACCATCGCTGCAGACCGTTTTGGCGAAGGTTTTTACGGTGATGTTTCCGTGGTGCCCAATGCTTCTCAGGCACTGATTGATACCTGTGTACGGCCGCCCTATGGTCCACTCATTTTGCCGGTGGCCAGCGTGGTGAGCCTGGATGGCTCAGACAGCGATTGTCTATTGGGTAATGACGAGGACGCACCGCCCCATCTGCTTGGCTACGACAATTTGCCCAAACTGCGCACCACGGAGTACGGCGCCAACGCCAACGACAGTTATTGGCTGCCCAATCCCCGTAGCTTGCTGACCGGCTTCACCCGGGCTATCGGTCCCGAGGAATACGAGCAGTCTCTCCGCACGCGATTAACCTTTGTTCAGGCAGAACAGAGGCTCGCCGGTACTGATGGATTGGAGGGGGAGGGGTTCAGTAATCAAAATGTGCGAGAAATTTTTACCTCCGCACGCAACCATGCTGCAGAGCTGGTGAATGACGAGGTCGTTGCGATATGCATCGCCGTCGATGACTGGACGTCCTACGGTGTCAGTGGTGACGCTATGCTGCAGGCCTGTAATATCCTGGCCGAGTGGGATACAAGGCACACCATAGACAGTGTAGGCGGCCATATTTTCTTTGAATTCTGGCGGGTCGCCAGAGGATTGGATAATCTGTGGGCGGTTCCCTTTGATTCTACCGACCCGGTGAATACACCGAGAACGCTCAATACAGGTGACCCTGCCCTGGTTGAGTCGGTGCGCGGTGCCCTCGCAACGGCAGTCACAGTGCTGCAAGACAATGACATTGCGCTGGATGCGCCTTGGGGCGATGTGCAGTTTATTGAGAGGAATGGCGAGAAAATTCCTTTGCCAGGTGGATCTGGCGCCATGCTGTTCAGCGTGATTAGTGCGAGCCTGGTTGCGGGAGAGGGCTACTCGGATGTGCGTGCTGGCAACAGCTATATCCAGGCTGTGAGCTGGGATGAGAGCGACTGTCCGGATGCAAACGCGATACTCACTTACTCACAGTCCACTGATCCGGCTTCCCCGCACTACGCAGATGCAACCAAGCTATACTCGCAGAGCGGTTGGATCGATATGCCATTTTGTGAAAGTGATCGCGATGCGCAGGAAATCAGACGCGAGACTATTTCCGAGTAA
- a CDS encoding Rap1a/Tai family immunity protein, translated as MKYLQVVLSLFLLVAAAASYGQTGDNLQKNCRAALALSNGQAANLYDAGICTGTVKGAMDMAASYKKAADANMICFPEGVTTGQNIKIVMEYLKNHPQELQKRQGSLIYVALRDAFPCR; from the coding sequence ATGAAATATCTACAAGTTGTACTGTCGCTTTTTTTGCTTGTGGCCGCTGCGGCGAGCTACGGGCAGACAGGCGATAATTTACAAAAAAACTGTCGCGCCGCGCTTGCGTTATCCAATGGGCAAGCGGCAAATTTGTATGACGCAGGCATCTGTACCGGAACGGTGAAGGGCGCGATGGACATGGCGGCCAGTTATAAAAAAGCAGCTGACGCGAATATGATCTGTTTCCCCGAAGGGGTAACAACGGGACAAAACATCAAAATAGTGATGGAGTACCTGAAGAATCACCCCCAGGAACTGCAAAAGCGACAGGGGTCTCTGATATACGTCGCGCTGAGGGACGCTTTTCCCTGTAGATAG
- a CDS encoding SEL1-like repeat protein yields the protein MKKIIAVTFILLTAFVGWVSADALDEGAAAFDAGNYAEALTFFEQGAEQGDANAQYNLGVMYDKGQGVSQDYVQALNWYRKAAELGHVKAQHNVASIYTRGQGVARDDAQGVQWYLRAAEQGDANAQANLGYRYANGQGVSQDYTRALNWYLKAAEQGHPNAQANLGYWYSKGQGVPQDYGQALKWYRKAAEQGDAIAQYNLGLTYYFGQGASQDYEQAAKWYRKAAEQGTAAAQSKLGVMYFLGEGVSYNNGQALSWCRRAAEQGDAEGQYCLGLLYATGKGVPQNFILAHMWFDLASVAGSEEASVHRDQAATLMTPLQLVEARKLAREWQATSLL from the coding sequence ATGAAAAAAATAATTGCAGTGACTTTCATTCTCCTGACGGCTTTTGTTGGGTGGGTTTCAGCCGACGCCCTTGATGAGGGAGCCGCTGCCTTCGATGCCGGCAACTACGCCGAGGCATTGACGTTTTTTGAACAGGGCGCTGAGCAGGGCGATGCGAACGCACAGTACAACCTGGGGGTTATGTACGATAAGGGGCAAGGCGTGTCCCAGGACTATGTGCAGGCGCTGAATTGGTATCGCAAGGCTGCAGAGCTGGGGCATGTGAAAGCACAGCATAACGTGGCGTCTATTTATACCAGGGGGCAAGGCGTAGCCCGGGATGACGCGCAGGGTGTGCAATGGTATCTCCGGGCCGCCGAGCAGGGCGATGCCAATGCGCAGGCCAACCTTGGGTATAGGTACGCTAACGGGCAAGGCGTCTCCCAGGATTACACGCGGGCACTGAATTGGTATCTCAAGGCTGCTGAGCAGGGTCATCCGAATGCTCAGGCCAATTTGGGGTATTGGTACAGTAAGGGGCAAGGCGTGCCCCAGGATTACGGGCAGGCGCTCAAGTGGTATCGAAAGGCTGCTGAGCAAGGCGATGCCATAGCGCAGTACAACCTGGGTCTAACGTATTATTTTGGACAAGGCGCATCACAGGATTATGAGCAGGCGGCCAAGTGGTACCGTAAAGCGGCTGAGCAAGGGACTGCTGCAGCGCAGAGTAAATTGGGCGTTATGTATTTTCTCGGCGAGGGTGTGTCTTATAACAATGGGCAAGCGCTCAGTTGGTGTCGCAGGGCTGCGGAGCAGGGTGATGCGGAGGGACAGTACTGCCTGGGACTGCTTTATGCGACAGGAAAAGGGGTGCCGCAGAATTTTATACTCGCCCATATGTGGTTTGACCTGGCTTCTGTTGCCGGCAGTGAGGAAGCCAGTGTTCATCGCGATCAAGCGGCGACCCTCATGACGCCTCTCCAGCTGGTGGAGGCGAGAAAGCTGGCGCGTGAGTGGCAGGCGACCTCTCTTCTATAG
- a CDS encoding VOC family protein: protein MTNAELPRTALARGQVAPVKLAHIVRRTSRFVAMREWYQFVLQAEVVLQTDNFAFLTYDEEHHRVAILAQPGLLDPVENTAGTDHVAFTYKDLADLLFTYKRLAAEKIEPFWCINHGTTTSFYYRDPDGGGVELQIDNFATVEETAQWFASGEFDKNPVGIVFDPDELIEKFESGIPVSELTRRPPLPEGVTPFDMVRT, encoded by the coding sequence ATGACCAATGCAGAACTTCCCCGCACGGCGCTAGCGCGCGGACAAGTGGCCCCTGTGAAGCTGGCACATATTGTGCGCAGGACGTCACGTTTTGTGGCGATGCGTGAGTGGTATCAGTTTGTTCTTCAGGCTGAAGTCGTTTTGCAAACAGATAACTTTGCATTCCTGACCTATGATGAAGAGCATCACCGGGTGGCCATTCTGGCCCAGCCGGGGCTGCTCGACCCGGTCGAAAATACGGCCGGCACAGACCACGTCGCGTTTACCTACAAAGATCTCGCTGATTTACTGTTTACCTACAAACGACTTGCGGCTGAGAAAATTGAGCCATTCTGGTGTATTAACCACGGCACTACGACGTCCTTCTACTACAGGGATCCCGATGGCGGGGGGGTGGAGCTTCAGATAGACAATTTCGCAACGGTCGAAGAGACTGCGCAGTGGTTTGCAAGCGGAGAATTTGACAAGAACCCGGTCGGCATCGTGTTCGACCCTGATGAATTGATAGAAAAATTTGAATCGGGTATTCCCGTGTCCGAGTTGACTCGACGGCCTCCGTTGCCGGAGGGGGTCACCCCCTTCGATATGGTGCGAACCTGA
- a CDS encoding TonB-dependent receptor, with amino-acid sequence MIKIKTLASAITLTAVYSAHAVAQGLMLEEVIVTAQKRTENLQDVPISIIAISGEKINDFAIIDLQELTTYVPNVTINNGAGTPNLFIRGVGSGTNAGFEQSVGMFIDGVYAGRGALAAVPTTMDLERVEILKGPQGILFGKNTVAGAISITTAKPTDEFEGMVEALYEHDQGEQQYSAVVSGPLTDDLSGRLAVRYGEMDGWWENVVTGSEGRNDDLWYTRGSLRWLPTDTVEINAKYEYGDFDRKSRPTVVYQSDFEGQENDFGGVPFPVVSDRDKGAGEVDGRNQTTTDVFAVTVDWELDFATLTSISAYSAYDEKTSPGNTDMAATPGLSRSGKEDFKQYSQEIRFVSPGGETIDWIAGAYYQYNELDISQQVFAIDFAQSGPLSVAGALYADPAGLPGAPSQFDQDSESWSVFSSGTWHYTDTLRFTLGARYSDETKDLDKETFSDGLQIRLGDDFYFANPLTQELIADVRQHSFTGLSRDEDKWTFSGIVQWDASENAMLYASIGTGFKGGGYDQAYSSAGYEIRLANPVTGELTGESVPGADASILEYEPEEVIAYEVGAKMRLLDGAAELNIAVFRSEYDDLQTSSLVGDVFRVGNAGESISQGVEVDGRWQATDRLSFGGAVAYLDAYYDDFEGATCTIPQATDPANNPGCLQEDGSNIEAFGQPGGQNLKNETLLFAPEWSATLTARYVMPVSETLVLANSLDVNYEDSFYSALDLDPNTKHGSTTIFNARIALASVDRSWSVALIGKNLTDKKSNIWNNDVPISNSNSYFGLPNRPRSVAIQARYNF; translated from the coding sequence ATGATAAAAATTAAAACACTCGCCTCCGCCATCACCCTCACAGCAGTCTACAGCGCCCACGCTGTTGCTCAGGGCCTCATGCTCGAAGAGGTGATCGTCACCGCCCAGAAGCGGACTGAAAACCTGCAGGACGTGCCTATTTCCATCATTGCCATCAGTGGCGAGAAGATAAACGATTTCGCCATTATCGACCTGCAGGAGCTCACTACCTACGTTCCCAATGTCACCATTAACAATGGCGCGGGCACCCCGAACCTGTTTATCCGCGGCGTGGGCTCCGGCACCAATGCCGGCTTCGAGCAATCGGTGGGCATGTTCATCGATGGCGTATATGCCGGGCGCGGTGCGCTTGCGGCTGTGCCGACGACCATGGACCTGGAGCGAGTGGAAATACTCAAGGGGCCGCAGGGCATCCTGTTTGGCAAGAACACCGTCGCCGGTGCCATCAGCATCACCACGGCCAAACCCACTGATGAGTTCGAAGGCATGGTGGAAGCCCTGTACGAACACGACCAGGGCGAGCAGCAATACAGCGCCGTGGTGTCGGGCCCGCTCACCGATGACCTGTCTGGCCGGCTGGCGGTGCGTTATGGCGAAATGGACGGCTGGTGGGAGAACGTCGTCACCGGTTCAGAAGGGCGCAATGACGACCTCTGGTATACCCGTGGCAGTCTCCGCTGGCTCCCCACCGACACCGTGGAAATCAACGCCAAATACGAGTACGGCGACTTTGACCGCAAATCACGACCCACTGTGGTCTATCAGTCTGATTTTGAAGGCCAGGAAAACGATTTCGGTGGCGTGCCTTTTCCCGTGGTCTCCGACCGGGACAAGGGCGCCGGCGAGGTTGATGGTCGCAACCAGACCACAACGGACGTGTTCGCCGTCACCGTGGACTGGGAGCTGGACTTCGCCACCCTGACTTCAATCTCTGCCTATTCTGCCTATGACGAGAAAACGAGCCCCGGCAATACCGATATGGCCGCCACTCCGGGCCTGTCTCGCTCTGGCAAGGAAGACTTCAAACAGTACAGCCAGGAAATACGCTTTGTCTCGCCCGGTGGCGAGACCATTGACTGGATTGCGGGCGCCTATTACCAGTATAACGAGCTGGATATCAGCCAACAGGTATTTGCCATCGACTTCGCCCAGTCAGGACCGCTCAGTGTAGCCGGCGCACTTTACGCAGATCCCGCAGGACTGCCTGGCGCACCCAGCCAATTCGACCAGGACTCCGAAAGCTGGTCGGTCTTCAGCTCGGGCACCTGGCATTACACCGATACGCTGCGCTTTACCCTGGGCGCCCGGTACAGCGATGAGACCAAGGATCTGGACAAAGAGACCTTTTCCGACGGCCTGCAAATCAGGCTGGGTGACGACTTTTACTTCGCCAACCCGTTGACTCAGGAATTGATTGCCGATGTGCGGCAGCATTCCTTCACCGGTCTGAGTCGCGATGAAGACAAGTGGACGTTCTCCGGCATTGTGCAGTGGGATGCCAGCGAAAACGCCATGCTGTACGCCAGTATCGGCACCGGGTTCAAAGGTGGTGGTTACGACCAGGCCTACAGCAGTGCGGGCTACGAGATTCGTCTGGCGAACCCTGTCACTGGCGAGCTCACTGGCGAGTCGGTACCCGGCGCCGATGCCTCGATACTGGAGTATGAACCGGAGGAAGTGATCGCCTATGAAGTCGGCGCAAAAATGCGCCTGCTCGACGGCGCGGCGGAGCTGAATATTGCGGTGTTCCGCTCGGAATACGACGATTTGCAAACCAGTTCCCTGGTCGGTGATGTCTTCCGGGTGGGCAATGCCGGGGAATCGATCAGCCAGGGCGTGGAGGTCGATGGGCGCTGGCAAGCCACGGACCGGCTGTCCTTTGGCGGCGCGGTAGCCTATCTCGATGCTTATTACGATGATTTCGAGGGCGCCACCTGCACGATTCCGCAAGCTACTGATCCGGCCAACAACCCGGGGTGCCTGCAAGAGGATGGCAGCAATATTGAAGCATTCGGCCAGCCCGGCGGCCAAAACCTGAAAAACGAGACACTCCTGTTCGCCCCGGAATGGAGTGCCACGCTCACCGCGCGGTACGTTATGCCGGTGAGTGAAACGCTGGTGCTGGCCAACAGCCTGGACGTCAATTACGAGGATTCGTTTTATTCGGCGCTGGACCTGGACCCCAACACCAAACACGGTTCCACCACCATCTTCAACGCCCGTATCGCGCTGGCCAGCGTGGACCGCAGCTGGTCCGTTGCCTTGATCGGTAAAAACCTGACCGACAAGAAATCCAATATCTGGAATAACGATGTACCGATTTCTAACTCCAACAGCTACTTCGGGTTACCTAATCGACCCCGCTCGGTCGCGATACAAGCACGGTATAATTTCTGA